The proteins below are encoded in one region of candidate division WOR-3 bacterium:
- a CDS encoding T9SS type A sorting domain-containing protein: protein MSIILITLLFSYPDSARVIGRMYYYGGASGSWGNTIIARDKLHRIHFVYSKKIGLPYADSSEIYYRYSTDNGNTWSLEENISRTGRALSAAPCLVIDNQNVPHCFWKQYVPDGAGVYELFHCKKDTTGWTIPTRLTYQNTTTNATNYSSAVVDSLNCIRLVWDAPPDNFQQPEIWYSVLTDTSLTIPYNVTNSPYETGGPCLGIDTLDYLHLSYDELIAGYQEFYKKYDNVNWYPPYYLAWQLNGEGAAVLRVDTKNRIHCILSHRLPNATQDDIFYLCYTDTGGWSYPINISETPMTSAWYADIACDSFGNLYVAWQERLPGYTDDIYYRTFNGVEWSPIMNLTNDPNWSGYPRLSHPVTRNGVDLVWSHEVSFNPQVYDVVYMRLQPIASAINIEEPETSKTAVQTPIPKLFIFPNPCRTQTTIRYSLTAPTKVSLQLYDISGRLVKTLVDEEKKPGNYSLTLNTKTLCSGVYFLSLEADNKRIIERLVVIK, encoded by the coding sequence ATGTCAATAATCTTAATAACGCTTTTATTTTCATATCCAGATTCAGCACGAGTAATTGGAAGAATGTATTATTATGGCGGAGCTAGCGGTAGTTGGGGTAATACTATCATTGCTCGTGATAAGTTGCATAGAATTCACTTTGTTTATTCAAAAAAGATTGGCCTTCCCTATGCCGATTCATCGGAAATTTATTATCGTTATTCTACCGATAATGGTAATACTTGGTCCCTTGAAGAAAATATCAGCCGCACTGGACGCGCACTATCGGCTGCGCCGTGCTTGGTGATTGATAATCAAAATGTGCCTCATTGTTTCTGGAAACAGTATGTTCCAGATGGTGCCGGGGTTTACGAACTCTTTCATTGCAAAAAAGATACCACAGGTTGGACCATTCCTACACGGTTGACATATCAAAATACTACTACAAATGCAACAAATTATTCTTCTGCAGTAGTTGATTCATTAAATTGTATCCGTTTGGTTTGGGATGCACCGCCTGATAATTTTCAACAACCCGAAATCTGGTATAGTGTATTGACCGATACTAGTTTAACAATCCCATATAATGTTACAAATTCCCCATATGAAACAGGCGGGCCTTGTTTAGGGATTGATACTTTGGATTATTTACATTTATCTTACGATGAATTAATAGCAGGGTATCAGGAATTTTATAAGAAGTATGATAATGTTAATTGGTATCCACCTTATTATTTAGCTTGGCAACTCAACGGCGAGGGTGCAGCAGTTTTACGCGTTGATACTAAAAACCGCATTCACTGTATATTATCTCATAGATTGCCTAACGCAACACAGGATGATATTTTTTATTTGTGTTACACGGATACCGGTGGTTGGAGTTATCCTATAAACATCTCAGAAACTCCGATGACTTCCGCATGGTATGCTGACATTGCCTGTGACTCTTTTGGTAATCTTTATGTCGCATGGCAGGAAAGATTACCTGGGTATACTGATGATATTTACTATCGGACGTTCAACGGCGTTGAGTGGTCGCCTATTATGAATTTAACTAATGACCCAAATTGGTCCGGCTATCCTAGATTATCTCATCCGGTAACACGAAATGGTGTTGATTTAGTCTGGTCGCATGAGGTAAGTTTTAATCCACAAGTTTATGATGTGGTATATATGAGACTTCAGCCAATCGCTTCTGCCATAAATATAGAAGAACCCGAAACTTCTAAAACCGCGGTACAAACACCCATACCAAAATTATTTATTTTTCCTAACCCTTGTAGGACACAGACCACAATTCGCTACTCGCTAACCGCACCGACAAAAGTTTCACTTCAACTTTATGATATTTCAGGCAGATTAGTTAAAACTTTAGTTGATGAAGAAAAGAAACCTGGCAACTACTCATTAACTCTCAACACAAAAACACTTTGCTCAGGCGTCTATTTTCTATCTTTAGAGGCAGATAATAAAAGAATAATTGA
- a CDS encoding biotin/lipoyl-binding protein encodes MKIVVDDKTFEIEIKEIHGKFKAFVDDEQLDVQPKFDKFGQMVALIIDGKEYDLRLTKDGNQYKVSIFKTPLNASIVSTIPETEETIRPQKEILVTAPMSGLVIKLEVKSGDMVEIDDGLLILEAMKMQNEIKSPIKAKVSAVYVKVGQTVEKDEKLLTLEPI; translated from the coding sequence ATGAAGATAGTGGTTGATGATAAGACTTTTGAGATTGAGATTAAAGAAATACACGGCAAATTTAAGGCATTTGTTGATGATGAACAGCTTGATGTGCAGCCGAAATTTGATAAGTTCGGGCAAATGGTAGCATTAATTATTGATGGTAAAGAATATGATTTGCGATTGACTAAAGATGGCAATCAATATAAAGTCAGCATATTTAAAACACCATTAAACGCTTCGATAGTCTCAACTATACCTGAGACTGAAGAAACTATTAGGCCACAAAAGGAAATTTTGGTTACTGCGCCAATGTCGGGTTTGGTAATTAAATTGGAGGTAAAATCTGGAGATATGGTAGAAATTGATGATGGACTTTTAATTTTAGAAGCAATGAAGATGCAGAACGAGATCAAAAGTCCAATCAAAGCAAAAGTTTCTGCAGTGTATGTTAAAGTTGGTCAGACTGTAGAAAAAGACGAGAAACTATTAACCTTAGAACCGATTTAA